The region AGAATTAGTGGTCTTTCTCATGGGACTGATGTTTGGCTAAATAATGCTCAGGAATTAATCAGAAATGGTACTGCAACACTTAGTAATGTAATTTCTACAAGAGATGATATTATGTTATATTTGATTAGTAAAGATTTAGATAAAAAAAGGTCATTTAAGATAATGGAGAAAGTTAGAAAAGGGAAAGGACTTACAGAAGAGGATGAGTCTTATATGAGAGAAATGAATGTTCCAGAATGGTATATTGAATCTTGTAAAAAAATAAAATACATGTTTCCTAAGGCACATGCTGCAGCTTATGTATTAATGTCTTATAGGATTGCATATTTTAAAGTTCATTATCCAGAGGCTTTCTATGCTACTTACTTTACTACAAAAGCTAGTGATTTTGATGCTGAATTAATTCTACAAGGTAAGGAAGTTGTAAAGAAAAAAATAGAGGAATTAGAATTACTATCAAATGATAAAACTGCTAAAGAAAAAAACCTCTTAACAGTATTGGAGGTTGTGTTGGAAATGTATAGTAGAGGTTTTACTTTTGAAAAGGTAGATCTATATAAATCAGATAGTGATAAGTTTTTATTGGGGGAAAAAGGTATAATTCCACCGTTGAAAACAATACAAGGTATGGGTGAAACTGCTGCTAGAAATATTGTTAGTGAGAGAGAAAAAGGTACATTTATTTCAGTGGAAGATTTAATGAATAGAGCTAAAGTAAGTAAAGCTGTTATTGAATCGTTAAAAAATCATGGATGTTTAGAAGGCATTCCTGAGAGTAATCAGCTAAGTCTTTTTAGTATTTGATTTTTTACAAAATAATGTTATAATAGTAATGATAAGACTTAAGAGAACTGATACTGTAAAAGAGTGGGAGTACCCACTCTTTACTTTATTTGTATAATTTATAAAGATGTTTTAACTTAAAAATCAACCTTTAAAATGTATAAATAAAAACTTTAATCAAAAAATAGTTTCTAGGAGATGGGGGTGAATTTATGAATAAACGTGAAGTTATTAAACTTGTTAGGGAAATCAGTGAATCTATTACAGAACAAAATGGTTATGAACTTGTAGATGTGGAATTTGTTAAAGAGGGACCAAATCATTTTTTAAGAATATATATTGACAAACCAGGAGGAATAACTATAGATGATTGTCAAATAGTGAGTGAAGCAATAAATAAAAAACTAGATGAAATTGACCCTATTGATGTTAGTTACTATTTAGAAGTATCTTCGCCAGGAATTGATAGGCCTTTAAAAACAGACAAGGATTTAAATAGAAACATTGGTAAAGATGTAGAAGTGAAACTATATCAGAATATTGAAGGAAAAAAGAAACTAATAGGAGAACTTCTTTTCTTTGATGAAAATATCATTAGAATATCAGATGATGAATTAGGAGAAATTGAGATTTTGAAAACCAATATAGCGAAAATTAATTTAGCAATTAGGTTTTAAGGGAGGTTTTGAATAAAATGAAGGCCGAATTTATAGAAGCTCTTCAAGAGATAGAAAAAGATAAAGGAATATCTAAGGAAATTATATTTGATGCACTTGAAGCAGCTCTAATTTCAGGATATAAGAAGAATTTCGGTTCATCACAAAATGTCGAGGTTGAAATTGATAGAACTACAGGATCTGTTAAGGTGTTTGCTAAAAAGACTGTGGTTGAAGATGTAGAAGATGAATTGCTTGAAATGTCTATTGAAGAAGCGAAAAAAATTGATTTAAAATATGAAATAGGTGATGTAGTTCAATTAGAGGTAACACCTAAAGATTTTGGAAGAATTGCAGCACAGACAGCAAAACAAGTAGTTATGCAAAAGATAAAGGAAGCTGAAAGAGAAGTAATATTTGATGAATTTATAAATAGGGAAAATGAGATAGTGACCGGATTGGTTCAAAGAGTTAGTAAGAATATCGTCTATATTGACTTA is a window of Anaerosalibacter sp. Marseille-P3206 DNA encoding:
- the rimP gene encoding ribosome maturation factor RimP, translated to MNKREVIKLVREISESITEQNGYELVDVEFVKEGPNHFLRIYIDKPGGITIDDCQIVSEAINKKLDEIDPIDVSYYLEVSSPGIDRPLKTDKDLNRNIGKDVEVKLYQNIEGKKKLIGELLFFDENIIRISDDELGEIEILKTNIAKINLAIRF